The proteins below come from a single Mya arenaria isolate MELC-2E11 chromosome 8, ASM2691426v1 genomic window:
- the LOC128243241 gene encoding fatty acid 2-hydroxylase-like, whose protein sequence is MATEASFRCQLKSGRYCVIHSNKIYDLTDFVDKHPGGKQLIADQVGMDVTQLMKNDIHIHSPVAYKILERFYIGEYMPHQSNGHTNGHLNGHKNGVTNGTANGATSANGVRAREQNGSSKYESSQPSGKDHLIDWSLPILFQVGSLGENYDEWVHSPIDTSLWLFRNPFVEYFSKAYWWTVLLYWVPILSYLTYNAVCKFLEGPVEWNIFGLGEVTVPAVSMPLLFVLGFLLWTLDEYIVHRWLFHCKPPSTSKFLITLHFLFHGQHHKSPMDKNRLVFPIVPGTGMCFGFYLVYRIFFPALISQVFIAGTILGYLCYDLTHYYLHFGSPSLQYFKNLKTYHVKHHFKTQNMGFGISSKLWDYPFGTVIR, encoded by the exons aTGGCGACAGAGGCATCTTTTCGATGTCAGCTAAAAAGTGGGAGATACTGTGTGATTCACTctaacaaaatatatgatttaacGGATTTTGTTGACAAACACCCCGGTGGTAAACAGTTAATTGCCGACCAAGTTGGCATGGATGTTACGCAACTTATGAAAAATGACATTCACATACATTCACCGGTAGCTTACAAAATTCTTGAAAGATTCTACATTGGAGAATATATGCCA catcAGAGTAATGGGCATACAAATGGTCACCTGAATGGGCATAAAAATGGAGTGACCAACGGAACTGCCAATGGCGCCACATCAGCAAATGGGGTCAGGGCCAGAGAACAGAATGGGTCATCAAAATATGAGAGTTCTCAGCCATCTGGCAAG GACCATCTCATAGACTGGTCGCTTCCAATTCTTTTCCAAGTCGGCTCACTAGGAGAAAATTATGATGAGTGGGTTCACAGTCCAATCGACACATCACTATGGTTATTTAGGAATCCTTTTGTTGAGTATTTCTCAAAAGCTTATTGGTGGACAGTGCTTCTCTACTGGGTGCCTATTCTTAGCTATCTTACGTACAACGCAGTGTGCAAATTCCTGGAAGGCCCGGTTGAGTGGAATATTTTTGGCCTTGGAG AAGTGACTGTACCTGCAGTGAGTATGCCGCTACTGTTTGTCCTCGGATTCCTTCTATGGACCCTGGATGAGTACATTGTCCATCGGTGGCTGTTTCACTGTAAACCTCCAAGCACTTCCAAGTTCCTTATCACATTACACTTCTTGTTTCATGGGCAACATCATAAG TCGCCGATGGACAAGAATCGTCTAGTTTTCCCGATAGTTCCCGGAACAGGGATGTGTTTTGGCTTCTACCTGGTGTACCGGATATTCTTTCCAGCCCTCATATCGCAGGTGTTTATAGCGGGTACCATCCTGGGCTACCTGTGTTATGATCTGACACACTACTACCTGCACTTTGGTTCGCCGTCCCTACAGTACTTCAAGAACCTCAAAACATATCATGTCAAGCATCATTTCAAGACGCAGAATATGG gctttggAATATCATCAAAGCTGTGGGATTACCCTTTTGGCACGGTCATAAGATAG